One segment of Neodiprion fabricii isolate iyNeoFabr1 chromosome 1, iyNeoFabr1.1, whole genome shotgun sequence DNA contains the following:
- the LOC124174496 gene encoding vacuolar protein sorting-associated protein 11 homolog isoform X1, protein MMAFLEWRRFNFFDLKKEVDSGKISEALGEAQVTAATSGNGDLVFGDNTGNVHLVNRKYVITTFRAYEITLTLAQQVQHSTFLFTIGEDEPGCNPTIKVWNLAKLDKHGNPTCVRISRAVPGYRAVPASALCVHSGLTLMAVGFGDGSIMLYRGDLTRERKNKIRILKDSNTPVTGLAIRSTGKQTHMFVATTTSVFLYNITVKDKEYKTSLDNMGCSRKCSVLADSTQGSHFMIGRNDAVYCYTPDGRGPCYAVDGQKIMLEWFRSYLVIIAKEAANVPRTTTICAKPNTIEPIPPGADKHTITVLDIQNKVIVFSAPMLSVQAVLSEWGGFFILSGNSKLYHLDEKDLQSKLTLLFKKNLYDVSIRIAKSQQYDAEGLVDIFRQYGDHLYSKGDHNGAIEQYIKTIGKLEPSYVIRKFLDSQHIDNLTTYLQALHKQGQATGDHTTLLLNCYTKLNHTEKLKEFIMTKDREVDFDVEIAIKVCRQASSEDALLLATKHGKHEWFLRIQIEDKAEYKGALEYIATLDFEEAESNMKKYGSVLIEHVPNEATQFLKRLCTNYRPANKPLVDQATLDGSVEQSIEKANPEEFIHLFLGNSERLVEFLEHLVKCESKWSTLVYNTLVEHYLHVWSALGSEVAKLQYEQKVVRLLQSSEASYDKDQILILCQQHNFRRGILFLYEERKLYQEILQYHLREGDNEQILATCKRFGHQDPNLWVQALWSVARNKNASSKLLADILTYIAKEKLLSPLMVVDALSTSMSCTLGDVRNYLNNVLRTENEQTQADTDLTKKYQADTQKLREQIESIKNNTIIFQGSRCSACHDQLELPSVHFMCQHSYHQHCFQSFSENENECPACLPNNKKLLDIIKAQEQSRDLHETFHSLLDRAEDPFSLVADYFGRGVFKKLTVITDADKPQALPSSKFQEPKPKFQEPKPNYYAYGAGAEAKLRLGEGRNTNLVTLEPRYVGSDTPSNVVIPIPEGRLRVLAKPDIYSSSFDTSLSGPTSGTSTPRSSRKGSPILIREARILNISSPKMSPAQKTFIPPKTPIVPLNPFTGDGYDESKNPFAEDNNTAEDDPFQEDDDYDKNLNPFAS, encoded by the exons atgatgGCGTTCCTGGAG TGGAGGCGGTTCAACTTCTTTGATTTGAAGAAGGAAGTGGACAGTGGCAAAATATCTGAAGCTCTTGGG GAAGCTCAAGTCACAGCAGCAACCAGTGGAAATGGAGACCTTGTCTTTGGTGATAACACAGGTAACGTGCACTTGGTGAACAGAAAATATGTGATCACAACATTTCGTGCCTATGAAATAACGTTGACCTTAGCCCAACAAGTACAACATTCTACCTTCTTATTTACAATTGGT gAAGATGAGCCTGGTTGTAACCCGACAATAAAAGTTTGGAATCTAGCCAAGCTGGATAAACACGGTAATCCAACTTGTGTTAGAATCAGCAGAGCCGTTCCTGGGTACCGTGCAGTTCCAGCTAGTGCATTATGTGTTCATAGCGGGCTTACTTTGATGGCTGTTGGTTTCGGCGATGGATCCATTATGCTCTACAG aGGTGATCTGACACgggaaaggaaaaataaaatacgaataCTGAAGGACAGTAATACACCTGTAACTGGACTTGCAATACGATCGACAGGCAAGCAAACTCATATGTTTGTTGCAACAACCACTAGTGTATTCCTGTATAATATCACTGTCAAGGATAAAGAGTATAAAACTAGTTTAGATAATATGGGGTGCTCAAGGAAGTGCAGCGTTTTGGCTGACTCAACCCAAGGCAGTCACTTCATGATCGGGCGCAATGAT GCTGTGTACTGTTATACACCAGATGGAAGAGGTCCATGTTATGCAGTGGATGGACAAAAAATCATGCTGGAATGGTTTCGAAGTTATCTAGTGATAATAGCCAAGGAGGCTGCCAATGTTCCCAGAACAACAACTATTTGTGCAAAACCTAA TACTATAGAACCTATACCTCCAGGTGCAGATAAGCACACGATCACGGTTCTTGATATTCAGAACAAAGTTATTGTATTTTCTGCACCAATGTTGTCAGTCCAAGCTGTCTTATCAGAGTGGGGTGGCTTCTTCATTTTGAGCGGCAATAGTAAGCTGTATCACTTAGATGAAAAGGATTTACAATCAAAGCTgacattattattcaaaaaaaatctttacgaTGTTTCAATACG AATAGCAAAAAGTCAACAATATGATGCGGAGGGACTTGTAGATATATTCCGCCAGTATGGAGATCATCTGTATTCGAAAGGTGATCATAACGGGGCCATAGAACAATATATAAAAACGATCGGAAAGCTCGAACCGTCTTATGTGATACGAAAATTCTTGGATTCGCAACACATTGACAATTTAACGACGTACCTTCAAGCACTGCATAAACAAGGTCAAGCTACTGGGGACCACACTACTTTATTGTTAAACTGTTATACAAAATTGAACCATActgagaaattaaaagaatttATCATG ACCAAGGACCGCGAAGTGGATTTCGATGTCGAAATAGCCATAAAAGTGTGTCGCCAGGCATCATCAGAAGATGCATTACTCTTGGCTACAAAACATGGCAAACACGAATGGTTTTTGCGAATTCAAATAGAAGATAAAGCTGAATATAAAGGGGCTCTGGAATACATTGCAACTTTAGATTTCGAAGAG GCTGAgtcaaatatgaaaaaatacggAAGCGTATTAATTGAACATGTACCAAATGAGGCgacacaatttttaaaaagattGTGTACTAATTATAGACCTGCAAATAAACCTCTTGTTGACCAG GCCACGTTGGATGGATCTGTCGAACAGAGCATCGAAAAAGCTAATCCAGAAGAATTCATACATTTGTTCCTTGGCAATTCTGAACGTCTGGTTGAATTTTTAGAGCATCTAGTAAAATGTGAAAGCAA ATGGAGCACGTTAGTGTATAATACCTTAGTAGAACATTATCTACACGTTTGGTCAGCCTTAGGTAGTGAGGTAGCAAAACTCCAGTATGAACAAAAAGTTGTCAGATTGTTACAAAGTTCGGAAGCTAGTTATGATAAAGATCAGATATTAATACTTTGCCAACAGCACAACTTTCGACGAGGTATACTCTTTCTgtatgaagaaagaaaatt GTACCAAGAGATTCTGCAGTACCATTTACGTGAAGGCGATAATGAACAAATTTTGGCAACCTGTAAACGATTTGGCCATCAAGATCCTAATTTGTGGGTTCAGGCTTTGTGGAGTGTAGCTAGGAACAAAAACGCATCATCGAAACTTTTAGCTGACATTCTAACATATATTG caaaagaaaaacttttgtCACCATTGATGGTGGTGGATGCGTTATCAACATCAATGTCCTGTACACTGGGTGATGtacgaaattatttgaataatgtaCTGCGCACTGAAAATGAACAGACGCAGGCCGACACAGACCtaacgaaaaaatatcaagcaGATACACAGAAATTAAGAGAGCAAATAGAATCTATCAAAAATaacacaatcatttttcaaggGTCACGCTGCAGTGCGTGTCATGACCAGCTAGAACTTCCTTCGGTTCACTTTATGTGTCAACATTCCTACCACCAACA CTGCTTTCAAAGCttttctgaaaacgaaaatgaatgtCCAGCTTGCCTCCCGAACAATAAGAAGTTATTAGATATCATCAAAGCGCAAGAACAATCAAGAGACCTTCATGAAACATTTCATAGTCTATTGGATCGAGCTGAAGATCCATTTTCTCTTGTTGCTGATTATTTTGGTCGGGgcgtatttaaaaaattaacagtcATCACTGACGCTGATAAACCACAGGCATTACCATCATCAAAGTTTCAAGAACCAAAGCCTAAGTTTCAGGAGCCTAAACCAAACTATTATGCATATGGTGCAGGAGCTGAAGCAAAGCTCAGACTGGGAGAAGGAAGAAATACAAATCTTG TTACGTTAGAACCAAGATATGTCGGCAGTGATACACCATCAAACGTTGTGATACCAATACCTGAAGGAAGATTAAGAGTTCTTGCTAAACCTGACATCTACTCGTCATCTTTTGACACAAGTTTGTCAGGACCAACTAGTGGAACGTCAACGCCTCGATCTTCCCGAAAAGGTTCACCGATCCTAATTAGAGAAGCGCGGATTCTAAATATCTCATCCCCCAAAATGTCACCAGCTCAAAAAACCTTTATTCCACCGAAAACGCCCATTGTTCCATTGAATCCTTTTACAGGAGATGGTTATGACGAATCAAAAAATCCTTTTGCTGAAGATAATAATACAGCAGAAGACGATCCATTTCAAGAAGATGATGATTATGATAAAAACCTCAATCCATTTGCAAGCTAG
- the LOC124174496 gene encoding vacuolar protein sorting-associated protein 11 homolog isoform X2, translated as MMAFLEWRRFNFFDLKKEVDSGKISEALGEAQVTAATSGNGDLVFGDNTGNVHLVNRKYVITTFRAYEITLTLAQQVQHSTFLFTIGEDEPGCNPTIKVWNLAKLDKHGNPTCVRISRAVPGYRAVPASALCVHSGLTLMAVGFGDGSIMLYRGDLTRERKNKIRILKDSNTPVTGLAIRSTGKQTHMFVATTTSVFLYNITVKDKEYKTSLDNMGCSRKCSVLADSTQGSHFMIGRNDAVYCYTPDGRGPCYAVDGQKIMLEWFRSYLVIIAKEAANVPRTTTICAKPNTIEPIPPGADKHTITVLDIQNKVIVFSAPMLSVQAVLSEWGGFFILSGNSKLYHLDEKDLQSKLTLLFKKNLYDVSIRIAKSQQYDAEGLVDIFRQYGDHLYSKGDHNGAIEQYIKTIGKLEPSYVIRKFLDSQHIDNLTTYLQALHKQGQATGDHTTLLLNCYTKLNHTEKLKEFIMTKDREVDFDVEIAIKVCRQASSEDALLLATKHGKHEWFLRIQIEDKAEYKGALEYIATLDFEEAESNMKKYGSVLIEHVPNEATQFLKRLCTNYRPANKPLVDQATLDGSVEQSIEKANPEEFIHLFLGNSERLVEFLEHLVKCESNCFQSFSENENECPACLPNNKKLLDIIKAQEQSRDLHETFHSLLDRAEDPFSLVADYFGRGVFKKLTVITDADKPQALPSSKFQEPKPKFQEPKPNYYAYGAGAEAKLRLGEGRNTNLVTLEPRYVGSDTPSNVVIPIPEGRLRVLAKPDIYSSSFDTSLSGPTSGTSTPRSSRKGSPILIREARILNISSPKMSPAQKTFIPPKTPIVPLNPFTGDGYDESKNPFAEDNNTAEDDPFQEDDDYDKNLNPFAS; from the exons atgatgGCGTTCCTGGAG TGGAGGCGGTTCAACTTCTTTGATTTGAAGAAGGAAGTGGACAGTGGCAAAATATCTGAAGCTCTTGGG GAAGCTCAAGTCACAGCAGCAACCAGTGGAAATGGAGACCTTGTCTTTGGTGATAACACAGGTAACGTGCACTTGGTGAACAGAAAATATGTGATCACAACATTTCGTGCCTATGAAATAACGTTGACCTTAGCCCAACAAGTACAACATTCTACCTTCTTATTTACAATTGGT gAAGATGAGCCTGGTTGTAACCCGACAATAAAAGTTTGGAATCTAGCCAAGCTGGATAAACACGGTAATCCAACTTGTGTTAGAATCAGCAGAGCCGTTCCTGGGTACCGTGCAGTTCCAGCTAGTGCATTATGTGTTCATAGCGGGCTTACTTTGATGGCTGTTGGTTTCGGCGATGGATCCATTATGCTCTACAG aGGTGATCTGACACgggaaaggaaaaataaaatacgaataCTGAAGGACAGTAATACACCTGTAACTGGACTTGCAATACGATCGACAGGCAAGCAAACTCATATGTTTGTTGCAACAACCACTAGTGTATTCCTGTATAATATCACTGTCAAGGATAAAGAGTATAAAACTAGTTTAGATAATATGGGGTGCTCAAGGAAGTGCAGCGTTTTGGCTGACTCAACCCAAGGCAGTCACTTCATGATCGGGCGCAATGAT GCTGTGTACTGTTATACACCAGATGGAAGAGGTCCATGTTATGCAGTGGATGGACAAAAAATCATGCTGGAATGGTTTCGAAGTTATCTAGTGATAATAGCCAAGGAGGCTGCCAATGTTCCCAGAACAACAACTATTTGTGCAAAACCTAA TACTATAGAACCTATACCTCCAGGTGCAGATAAGCACACGATCACGGTTCTTGATATTCAGAACAAAGTTATTGTATTTTCTGCACCAATGTTGTCAGTCCAAGCTGTCTTATCAGAGTGGGGTGGCTTCTTCATTTTGAGCGGCAATAGTAAGCTGTATCACTTAGATGAAAAGGATTTACAATCAAAGCTgacattattattcaaaaaaaatctttacgaTGTTTCAATACG AATAGCAAAAAGTCAACAATATGATGCGGAGGGACTTGTAGATATATTCCGCCAGTATGGAGATCATCTGTATTCGAAAGGTGATCATAACGGGGCCATAGAACAATATATAAAAACGATCGGAAAGCTCGAACCGTCTTATGTGATACGAAAATTCTTGGATTCGCAACACATTGACAATTTAACGACGTACCTTCAAGCACTGCATAAACAAGGTCAAGCTACTGGGGACCACACTACTTTATTGTTAAACTGTTATACAAAATTGAACCATActgagaaattaaaagaatttATCATG ACCAAGGACCGCGAAGTGGATTTCGATGTCGAAATAGCCATAAAAGTGTGTCGCCAGGCATCATCAGAAGATGCATTACTCTTGGCTACAAAACATGGCAAACACGAATGGTTTTTGCGAATTCAAATAGAAGATAAAGCTGAATATAAAGGGGCTCTGGAATACATTGCAACTTTAGATTTCGAAGAG GCTGAgtcaaatatgaaaaaatacggAAGCGTATTAATTGAACATGTACCAAATGAGGCgacacaatttttaaaaagattGTGTACTAATTATAGACCTGCAAATAAACCTCTTGTTGACCAG GCCACGTTGGATGGATCTGTCGAACAGAGCATCGAAAAAGCTAATCCAGAAGAATTCATACATTTGTTCCTTGGCAATTCTGAACGTCTGGTTGAATTTTTAGAGCATCTAGTAAAATGTGAAAGCAA CTGCTTTCAAAGCttttctgaaaacgaaaatgaatgtCCAGCTTGCCTCCCGAACAATAAGAAGTTATTAGATATCATCAAAGCGCAAGAACAATCAAGAGACCTTCATGAAACATTTCATAGTCTATTGGATCGAGCTGAAGATCCATTTTCTCTTGTTGCTGATTATTTTGGTCGGGgcgtatttaaaaaattaacagtcATCACTGACGCTGATAAACCACAGGCATTACCATCATCAAAGTTTCAAGAACCAAAGCCTAAGTTTCAGGAGCCTAAACCAAACTATTATGCATATGGTGCAGGAGCTGAAGCAAAGCTCAGACTGGGAGAAGGAAGAAATACAAATCTTG TTACGTTAGAACCAAGATATGTCGGCAGTGATACACCATCAAACGTTGTGATACCAATACCTGAAGGAAGATTAAGAGTTCTTGCTAAACCTGACATCTACTCGTCATCTTTTGACACAAGTTTGTCAGGACCAACTAGTGGAACGTCAACGCCTCGATCTTCCCGAAAAGGTTCACCGATCCTAATTAGAGAAGCGCGGATTCTAAATATCTCATCCCCCAAAATGTCACCAGCTCAAAAAACCTTTATTCCACCGAAAACGCCCATTGTTCCATTGAATCCTTTTACAGGAGATGGTTATGACGAATCAAAAAATCCTTTTGCTGAAGATAATAATACAGCAGAAGACGATCCATTTCAAGAAGATGATGATTATGATAAAAACCTCAATCCATTTGCAAGCTAG